One window of Cellulomonas shaoxiangyii genomic DNA carries:
- a CDS encoding universal stress protein, producing MTVVVGWTADARGHAALVRGAQEARVHGEGLLVVNATTGTSTVDDRFARASDVTAVRTHLAQLGVEAEVRQPVVKDVTEALLAIAAEVDASLLVIGIRHRSPVGKLIMGSTAQRLLLDARCPVLAVKAPDGR from the coding sequence ATGACCGTCGTCGTGGGCTGGACGGCCGACGCCCGGGGGCACGCCGCGCTCGTGCGGGGCGCGCAGGAGGCGCGCGTGCACGGCGAGGGGCTGCTCGTCGTCAACGCGACGACCGGCACGTCCACCGTCGACGACCGGTTCGCCCGCGCGTCCGACGTCACCGCGGTCCGCACCCACCTCGCGCAGCTCGGCGTCGAGGCGGAGGTGCGCCAGCCGGTCGTCAAGGACGTCACCGAGGCGCTGCTCGCGATCGCCGCGGAGGTCGACGCGTCGCTGCTGGTGATCGGCATCCGGCACCGGTCGCCGGTCGGCAAGCTGATCATGGGCTCGACGGCGCAGCGCCTCCTGCTCGACGCGCGCTGCCCCGTGCTCGCGGTGAAGGCACCGGACGGTCGCTGA
- a CDS encoding Bug family tripartite tricarboxylate transporter substrate binding protein, translating to MAITRRRTHGTGGRAEDDHLVQRSGHPGSTTLHRSPSGRRRRTRGVLVSVLVAVLALTGCGVTRGDDGGENRRLRMMIPNSPGGGYDQTGRAATRVMETADLTGRFEVSNVTGASGTVAMQRLVNEEGAEDLLMTMGLGVVGATYTNGSDARVSGATPIAQLIEEQEGLLVPADSPFRTVQDLVDAWTADPGSVRVGGGSSPGGPDHLFPMQLADAVGVDPTQVNYIVYDGGGPLTTALLGSKIDVGTSGLAEFEGQIAEGSLRVLAVSGEERLDGVDAPTLQESGIDLVFTNWRGVLAPPGISDAVRDQHIALLEQMHATDAWQEALETNGWVDAFVTGDEFEEFLVEQDERVASTLTDLGLL from the coding sequence ATGGCGATCACGCGTCGACGCACGCACGGCACCGGCGGCCGGGCGGAGGACGACCACCTCGTGCAGCGTTCCGGTCACCCGGGGTCCACGACGCTGCACCGGTCGCCCTCGGGTCGACGACGGCGCACCCGCGGTGTCCTCGTCAGCGTGCTCGTCGCCGTCCTCGCCCTCACCGGGTGCGGGGTCACGCGCGGCGACGACGGCGGCGAGAACCGGCGGCTGCGCATGATGATCCCCAACTCCCCCGGCGGCGGGTACGACCAGACCGGGCGGGCCGCGACGCGCGTCATGGAGACCGCGGACCTCACCGGGCGGTTCGAGGTCAGCAACGTCACCGGCGCGAGCGGGACGGTCGCGATGCAGCGGCTCGTCAACGAGGAGGGCGCCGAGGACCTGCTCATGACGATGGGCCTCGGCGTCGTCGGCGCGACGTACACGAACGGGTCGGACGCGCGGGTGAGCGGCGCGACGCCGATCGCGCAGCTCATCGAGGAGCAGGAGGGGCTGCTCGTGCCGGCGGACTCGCCGTTCCGGACGGTCCAGGACCTCGTCGACGCCTGGACGGCCGACCCCGGCAGCGTGCGGGTCGGCGGCGGGTCGAGCCCCGGCGGGCCCGACCACCTGTTCCCCATGCAGCTCGCGGACGCGGTCGGCGTCGACCCGACGCAGGTCAACTACATCGTCTACGACGGCGGCGGCCCGCTGACCACGGCGCTGCTCGGCAGCAAGATCGACGTCGGCACGTCGGGCCTGGCGGAGTTCGAGGGGCAGATCGCCGAGGGGTCGCTGCGCGTGCTCGCCGTGTCCGGCGAGGAGCGGCTCGACGGCGTCGACGCACCCACGCTGCAGGAGTCCGGCATCGACCTGGTCTTCACCAACTGGCGCGGCGTGCTGGCACCCCCGGGCATCAGCGACGCGGTCCGCGACCAGCACATCGCCCTGCTCGAGCAGATGCACGCGACCGACGCGTGGCAGGAGGCGCTGGAGACCAACGGCTGGGTGGACGCGTTCGTGACGGGCGACGAGTTCGAGGAGTTCCTCGTGGAGCAGGACGAGCGCGTGGCGAGCACGCTGACCGACCTGGGGCTGCTGTGA
- a CDS encoding sensor histidine kinase, whose protein sequence is MPSEPVAARARRRAARTLDALEHVVGGLGTGVLALMVLLALVLTALLCVVGVGLLLAPGALRAVRAVADRERTRLSHTGATVVSPGPLPDGLRAQLADPDLRRELLWTVEHATVGVVLGLVAVTLPFSAVRDVTVPLWWRAFPDEVASTDLMSVPVTSWPDAFVVFLMGVGWFLLAVLVLPPLARLQAWPGRVLLAPPPGTDLALRVAQLTATRAGALDAHVAELRRIERSLHDGTQNRLVAVTVLLGAARRAVVRDPADAEALLERAQSAAEEALAELRAVARSILPPVLTDRSLADALTGLASSSLVPCALRVDLPVRCAASVEATAYFTVAEALTNAARHSGAGAVNVDVAMAGDRLRVVVTDDGEGGADEAAGSGLAGIRRRTEAHDGSLQLTSPRGGPTTLEVTLPCGS, encoded by the coding sequence ATGCCGTCCGAGCCCGTGGCCGCCCGGGCCCGCCGCCGCGCGGCGCGCACCCTGGACGCGCTGGAGCACGTGGTCGGCGGCCTGGGCACCGGCGTGCTCGCCCTCATGGTGCTGCTCGCGCTCGTGCTCACCGCCCTGCTGTGCGTCGTCGGCGTGGGTCTGCTGCTGGCACCCGGTGCGCTGCGCGCGGTCCGGGCCGTCGCCGACCGGGAGCGCACGCGGCTGTCGCACACGGGGGCCACCGTCGTCAGCCCCGGTCCGCTGCCCGACGGCCTGCGCGCCCAGCTCGCCGACCCCGACCTGCGCCGCGAGCTCCTCTGGACCGTCGAGCACGCCACCGTCGGCGTCGTCCTGGGGCTCGTCGCGGTGACGCTGCCGTTCTCCGCGGTGCGGGACGTGACGGTGCCGCTGTGGTGGCGGGCCTTCCCCGACGAGGTCGCGTCGACCGACCTGATGTCCGTGCCGGTCACGTCGTGGCCCGACGCGTTCGTCGTGTTCCTCATGGGGGTCGGCTGGTTCCTGCTCGCGGTGCTGGTGCTGCCGCCGCTGGCGCGCCTGCAGGCGTGGCCAGGCCGCGTGCTGCTCGCGCCGCCGCCGGGCACGGACCTGGCGCTGCGCGTCGCGCAGCTCACCGCGACCCGCGCCGGCGCGCTGGACGCGCACGTGGCCGAGCTGCGGCGCATCGAGCGGTCCCTGCACGACGGCACCCAGAACCGCCTGGTCGCGGTGACGGTCCTGCTCGGTGCCGCCCGGCGCGCCGTCGTGCGCGACCCGGCCGACGCCGAGGCGCTGCTCGAGCGCGCGCAGTCCGCCGCCGAGGAGGCGCTCGCGGAGCTGCGGGCCGTGGCGCGCAGCATCCTGCCGCCCGTGCTGACCGACCGCAGCCTCGCCGACGCGCTCACCGGGCTCGCGTCGTCCAGCCTCGTGCCGTGCGCGCTGCGCGTCGACCTGCCCGTGCGGTGCGCGGCGTCGGTCGAGGCGACGGCGTACTTCACCGTCGCGGAGGCGCTGACCAACGCCGCGCGGCACAGCGGTGCGGGCGCCGTGAACGTCGACGTCGCGATGGCCGGGGACCGGCTGCGGGTCGTCGTCACCGACGACGGCGAGGGTGGTGCCGACGAGGCGGCCGGCTCCGGGCTCGCGGGCATCCGCCGGCGCACCGAGGCCCACGACGGGTCGCTGCAGCTCACGAGCCCGCGCGGCGGGCCGACCACCCTGGAGGTGACCCTGCCGTGCGGATCGTGA
- a CDS encoding DUF3592 domain-containing protein: MSLVLVVQVVLVVAAVALVAPVLVSVRGSADARRRLARARTASGEVVAVTDVGGQAVPTVRYHVGSERLETTPRTPRPSARYLVAQPVDVRYDPQDPAWMTLEAVPGDARVPGARHAVASGVVAGVLLVAAAFLQLLR, from the coding sequence ATGTCCCTCGTGCTCGTGGTGCAGGTGGTGCTCGTCGTCGCGGCGGTCGCCCTGGTCGCGCCGGTCCTGGTGTCGGTGCGCGGATCGGCGGACGCGCGCCGGCGGCTCGCCCGGGCGCGGACCGCCTCCGGGGAGGTCGTCGCCGTCACGGACGTGGGCGGGCAGGCCGTGCCGACGGTGCGCTACCACGTCGGCTCGGAGCGGCTGGAGACCACGCCCCGCACCCCGCGCCCGTCCGCCCGGTACCTCGTCGCCCAGCCGGTGGACGTCCGCTACGACCCGCAGGACCCGGCGTGGATGACGCTCGAGGCGGTGCCCGGCGACGCACGCGTGCCGGGCGCGCGGCACGCGGTGGCGTCGGGCGTCGTCGCGGGCGTGCTGCTGGTGGCGGCGGCCTTCCTGCAGCTGCTCCGCTGA
- a CDS encoding tripartite tricarboxylate transporter permease, with amino-acid sequence MDALLTGFELALTPENLLYAVVGVLLGTAVGVLPGIGPAMTVALLLPVTYNVSPSAALIMFAGIYYGGMYGGSTTSILLNTPGESSSVVTALEGNKMAKTGRAAQALATAAIGSFVAGTIGTVLLVALAPTVAEWVVVLGAPSYFALMVLALVAVTSVLGSSKLRGFISLALGLTIGLVGTATGQARLTFDNPLLADGIDIVVVAVAIFAVGEALWVAAHLRRRPLEIIPVGRPWMDRADWGRSWKPWLRGTAFGFPFGALPAGGAEMPTFLSYITERRLAGKHKAEFGHGAIEGVAGPEAANNASAAGTLVPLLAIGLPTTATAAVILAAMQGYGLQPGPQLFEAEPELVWTLLASLFVANTLLLVINLPMAPLWARLLRIPRPYLYAGILFFAVLGAYSVNFQWFDVALLGLFGALGFAMRRFGLPVLPLIVGVILGPRLEEQLGQALQLSRGDVAALWSEPVAVIVYVVIAVLLLGPLVLRLVPGRQGPERLEDDIDALEEEVRS; translated from the coding sequence ATGGACGCGCTGCTGACCGGCTTCGAGCTGGCCCTCACCCCCGAGAACCTGCTGTACGCGGTGGTCGGCGTGCTGCTCGGCACGGCGGTGGGCGTGCTGCCCGGCATCGGCCCCGCGATGACGGTCGCGCTGCTGCTGCCCGTCACGTACAACGTGTCGCCGAGCGCCGCGCTCATCATGTTCGCCGGCATCTACTACGGCGGCATGTACGGCGGGTCGACGACGTCGATCCTGCTGAACACGCCGGGCGAGTCGTCGTCGGTGGTCACGGCGCTCGAGGGCAACAAGATGGCGAAGACGGGGCGCGCGGCGCAGGCGCTCGCGACCGCCGCGATCGGGTCGTTCGTCGCCGGGACCATCGGCACGGTGCTGCTGGTCGCGCTCGCGCCGACGGTCGCCGAGTGGGTCGTCGTGCTCGGGGCGCCGTCGTACTTCGCCCTCATGGTGCTCGCGCTCGTGGCCGTCACGTCCGTGCTGGGCAGCTCGAAGCTGCGGGGGTTCATCTCGCTCGCGCTCGGGCTGACGATCGGGCTCGTCGGCACCGCGACCGGCCAGGCGCGCCTGACGTTCGACAACCCCCTGCTCGCCGACGGCATCGACATCGTCGTCGTCGCGGTCGCGATCTTCGCGGTCGGCGAGGCGCTGTGGGTGGCCGCGCACCTGCGCCGGCGGCCGCTGGAGATCATCCCCGTGGGGCGGCCGTGGATGGACCGCGCGGACTGGGGCCGCTCGTGGAAGCCGTGGCTGCGCGGCACCGCGTTCGGCTTCCCGTTCGGCGCGCTGCCCGCGGGCGGCGCCGAGATGCCGACGTTCCTGTCGTACATCACCGAGCGGCGGCTGGCCGGGAAGCACAAGGCCGAGTTCGGTCACGGCGCCATCGAGGGCGTCGCCGGGCCCGAGGCGGCGAACAACGCGTCGGCCGCCGGCACGCTCGTCCCCCTGCTCGCGATCGGGCTGCCGACCACGGCCACCGCGGCCGTCATCCTCGCCGCCATGCAGGGGTACGGCCTGCAGCCCGGGCCGCAGCTGTTCGAGGCGGAGCCCGAGCTCGTGTGGACGCTGCTGGCCAGCCTGTTCGTCGCGAACACGCTGCTGCTCGTCATCAACCTGCCCATGGCGCCGCTGTGGGCGCGGCTGCTGCGCATCCCCCGGCCGTACCTGTACGCGGGCATCCTGTTCTTCGCCGTGCTCGGCGCGTACAGCGTGAACTTCCAGTGGTTCGACGTCGCGCTGCTCGGGCTGTTCGGCGCGCTCGGGTTCGCGATGCGCCGGTTCGGGCTGCCGGTGCTGCCGCTGATCGTCGGCGTCATCCTCGGGCCGCGGCTCGAGGAGCAGCTCGGCCAGGCGCTGCAGCTGTCGCGCGGCGACGTCGCGGCGCTGTGGAGCGAGCCCGTCGCGGTGATCGTCTACGTGGTGATCGCGGTGCTGCTGCTGGGGCCGCTCGTGCTGCGGCTCGTCCCCGGGCGGCAAGGGCCCGAGCGGCTGGAGGACGACATCGACGCGCTCGAGGAAGAGGTGAGGTCATGA
- a CDS encoding response regulator: MRIVIGEDDALLREGLALLLRAEGLDVVATAPDAEGLLAAVERHEPDVAIVDVRMPPTHTDEGIRAAVEARRRRPGLAVLVLSAYVEQAFATDLMVHGGARLGYLLKERVGRVEEFLDALHRVAAGGTAIDPDVVAQLLTRTRSDPRLDRLSPREREVLEVMAEGLGNTAIASRLFITEGAVHKHIRSIFAKLDLPPDDEADRRVTAVLRYLEDAQRRG, encoded by the coding sequence GTGCGGATCGTGATCGGTGAGGACGACGCGCTGCTGCGCGAGGGCCTGGCGCTGCTGCTGCGGGCCGAGGGCCTGGACGTCGTCGCGACGGCGCCCGACGCCGAGGGCCTGCTCGCGGCGGTCGAGCGGCACGAGCCGGACGTCGCGATCGTCGACGTGCGGATGCCGCCCACGCACACGGACGAGGGCATCCGCGCCGCGGTCGAGGCGCGCCGGCGCCGGCCGGGCCTCGCGGTGCTCGTCCTCTCGGCGTACGTCGAGCAGGCGTTCGCGACCGACCTGATGGTGCACGGCGGCGCCCGCCTCGGGTACCTGCTCAAGGAGCGCGTCGGGCGGGTGGAGGAGTTCCTCGACGCGCTGCACCGGGTGGCGGCGGGCGGCACGGCGATCGACCCCGACGTGGTCGCCCAGCTGCTGACCCGGACGCGGTCCGACCCCCGTCTCGACCGGCTCAGCCCGCGGGAGCGGGAGGTCCTCGAGGTCATGGCCGAGGGACTGGGCAACACCGCGATCGCGTCCCGCCTGTTCATCACCGAGGGCGCGGTGCACAAGCACATCCGCAGCATCTTCGCGAAGCTGGACCTGCCGCCCGACGACGAGGCGGACCGCCGCGTCACCGCCGTCCTGCGCTACCTCGAGGACGCCCAGCGGCGGGGGTGA
- a CDS encoding response regulator transcription factor: MIRVLLADDEGLIRSAVAALLALEGDLDVVAQAVDGPAAVAAAIAHRPDVALVDLEMPGLDGVQVAAEITRAVPACRVVVLTGRGRPAHLRRALEAGARGFVTKGASGATLAGVLRTVHAGERYVDPGLAADALSAPTCPLSPRELEVLRLASFDLPPAVIAQRAHLAPGTVRNYLLAAQAKLDASTRAEAVRTAERFGWL; the protein is encoded by the coding sequence GTGATCCGCGTCCTGCTCGCCGACGACGAGGGGCTCATCCGCTCGGCCGTGGCGGCCCTGCTCGCGCTGGAGGGCGACCTCGACGTCGTCGCGCAGGCGGTCGACGGACCGGCCGCCGTCGCCGCGGCGATCGCGCACCGCCCCGACGTCGCCCTCGTCGACCTCGAGATGCCCGGGCTCGACGGCGTGCAGGTCGCCGCGGAGATCACCCGTGCCGTACCCGCGTGCCGCGTCGTCGTCCTGACCGGCCGTGGGCGGCCCGCCCACCTGCGGCGCGCGCTCGAGGCGGGCGCGCGGGGGTTCGTCACGAAGGGGGCGTCGGGTGCGACGCTCGCCGGCGTGCTGCGCACCGTCCACGCCGGCGAGCGGTACGTCGACCCGGGGCTGGCGGCCGACGCCCTCAGCGCGCCGACCTGCCCGCTCAGCCCGCGCGAGCTCGAGGTGCTGCGCCTGGCGTCGTTCGACCTGCCGCCCGCGGTCATCGCCCAGCGCGCGCACCTGGCGCCGGGCACGGTGCGCAACTACCTGCTCGCGGCGCAGGCGAAGCTCGACGCGTCCACCCGTGCCGAGGCGGTGCGGACCGCCGAGCGGTTCGGCTGGCTGTAG
- a CDS encoding tripartite tricarboxylate transporter TctB family protein — translation MSAADAVPGGRPAPGQPTSDHPAVEHPPVDRAQYALAAVLAVIGVWTVVDSAGLGPGFADQAVRPGAFGYVIGSGLVLLAVLLAVATARGDRAEGEPGEDVDLDRGTDWRTLAGLAGVFAATVALIDWLGWAVVGALLFAGAATVLGNRHWVRNLLIGAVLSVASWYGFYVGLGIPIPAGVLDGIL, via the coding sequence GTGAGCGCCGCGGACGCCGTGCCGGGCGGCCGGCCCGCGCCCGGGCAGCCGACGTCGGACCACCCCGCGGTCGAGCACCCACCCGTCGACCGCGCGCAGTACGCCCTCGCGGCCGTGCTCGCGGTGATCGGCGTCTGGACGGTCGTCGACTCGGCGGGCCTCGGCCCGGGGTTCGCCGACCAGGCCGTGCGGCCCGGCGCGTTCGGCTACGTCATCGGCTCCGGGCTCGTCCTGCTGGCGGTGCTGCTGGCCGTCGCGACCGCGCGCGGCGACCGCGCCGAGGGCGAGCCGGGCGAGGACGTCGACCTCGACCGGGGCACCGACTGGCGGACGCTCGCCGGGCTCGCGGGCGTCTTCGCCGCGACCGTCGCGCTGATCGACTGGCTGGGCTGGGCGGTGGTCGGGGCGCTGCTGTTCGCGGGCGCCGCGACGGTGCTCGGCAACCGGCACTGGGTGCGCAACCTGCTGATCGGCGCGGTGCTGTCGGTCGCGTCCTGGTACGGCTTCTACGTCGGGCTGGGCATCCCGATCCCGGCCGGCGTCCTCGACGGGATCCTCTGA
- a CDS encoding sensor histidine kinase, with product MSTLAASPWVAAPRDRRLGRARALVLVWLATTVCTSLVLPGIGLLEEPRPLWVALGSVGIAAFAVASAGAVHGAVTPWTPARTRRAWAVALVSVSVASLVLVAPVAAGRWATWSWVGAGIVGIAPLLVTWRWVVVVASACSAVSVVVAGVVGGSPVQALVVTGGVGLSVAAVNWAPVWMWALLVDADAGRDARARLAAGEERLRFARDVHDLLGHSLTVIALKAELVARLPVGDPGVRAEAEQIQRLATTALTEVRQAVHAYRSVDLREEVASVRQVLDSAGVRCTVVGDAAAVPAEAAARLAPVLREAVTNVLRHSRATWCRVEVGADVGADAGAGGTATLTVRNDGVDPRSADAHGSGIEGAAGRLADVGGRLRVERLGDEFVLRASVPVRGGAPAAPGGGAP from the coding sequence GTGAGCACCCTCGCCGCGTCGCCGTGGGTGGCCGCCCCGCGCGACCGCCGGCTGGGCCGCGCGCGGGCGCTCGTGCTCGTGTGGCTCGCGACGACGGTGTGCACGAGCCTCGTGCTGCCGGGGATCGGCCTGCTCGAGGAGCCCCGCCCGCTGTGGGTCGCGCTCGGCTCGGTCGGCATCGCGGCGTTCGCGGTGGCGTCGGCCGGGGCGGTGCACGGTGCCGTGACGCCGTGGACGCCCGCCCGCACGCGCCGGGCGTGGGCGGTGGCGCTCGTGTCGGTGTCGGTGGCGTCGCTCGTGCTCGTCGCGCCCGTCGCGGCCGGGCGGTGGGCCACGTGGTCGTGGGTCGGCGCGGGGATCGTCGGCATCGCGCCGCTGCTCGTGACGTGGCGGTGGGTCGTCGTCGTGGCGTCGGCCTGCAGCGCGGTCAGCGTGGTCGTGGCCGGGGTCGTCGGCGGGTCGCCCGTGCAGGCGCTCGTCGTGACGGGCGGCGTCGGCCTGTCCGTCGCCGCCGTCAACTGGGCGCCGGTGTGGATGTGGGCGCTGCTGGTCGACGCCGACGCCGGCCGCGACGCCCGCGCGCGCCTGGCCGCGGGCGAGGAGCGGCTGCGGTTCGCGCGCGACGTGCACGACCTGCTCGGGCACAGCCTCACCGTCATCGCGCTCAAGGCCGAGCTCGTCGCGCGCCTGCCCGTCGGCGACCCCGGGGTCCGCGCCGAGGCGGAGCAGATCCAGCGCCTGGCCACGACCGCGCTCACGGAGGTCCGCCAGGCCGTGCACGCCTACCGGTCGGTCGACCTGCGCGAGGAGGTCGCGTCCGTGCGGCAGGTGCTGGACTCCGCGGGCGTGCGGTGCACGGTCGTCGGCGACGCCGCGGCCGTCCCGGCGGAGGCCGCCGCGCGGCTCGCGCCGGTCCTGCGCGAGGCCGTGACGAACGTGCTGCGGCACAGCCGGGCGACGTGGTGCCGGGTCGAGGTCGGTGCGGACGTCGGAGCCGACGCAGGTGCGGGCGGCACCGCGACGCTCACCGTCCGCAACGACGGCGTCGACCCCCGGTCGGCCGACGCGCACGGCTCGGGGATCGAGGGTGCGGCCGGCCGCCTGGCGGACGTGGGCGGGCGGCTGCGCGTCGAGCGGCTGGGGGACGAGTTCGTGCTGCGGGCGAGCGTGCCGGTGCGCGGTGGCGCGCCGGCGGCGCCCGGAGGTGGCGCTCCGTGA